From one Deltaproteobacteria bacterium genomic stretch:
- a CDS encoding MaoC family dehydratase: protein MMPGRRGQCEAGHFNVSHYPGGRGRSGLGGSKKVPAASRPRRRHRSPPPDVRRGGRVPEDAAPRRTLCSPSDDPPAAVPPLLNDRGQAPFQPKGVENDPPPNEPLPALPLAGAGGVGRMPREDMIVEQIRFDDIERLKSKISDTFSDWSEPIEVTQEMINRFADLTGDHQWIHVDVERAKRESPFGGTVAHGFLTLSLLPAMHARPTWQIAGFGNATNYGANKLRFVSPVPAGARIHARSRLIGVEAKPLGTQLTQELHVHVVGKDKPAVIYEMLVLYHPPMTRA from the coding sequence ATGATGCCGGGGCGGCGAGGGCAGTGCGAGGCGGGCCATTTCAACGTGAGTCACTACCCCGGAGGAAGAGGTCGCAGTGGCCTCGGGGGATCGAAAAAAGTCCCCGCTGCCTCACGCCCTCGGCGGCGCCATCGGAGCCCGCCGCCCGACGTACGGCGTGGTGGGCGTGTTCCTGAAGATGCCGCGCCGCGGAGAACGTTGTGTTCTCCATCGGATGACCCACCTGCCGCCGTTCCGCCCTTGCTCAATGATCGAGGCCAGGCGCCGTTCCAGCCGAAGGGGGTCGAAAATGACCCACCGCCAAACGAGCCACTACCCGCTCTTCCGTTGGCAGGGGCGGGCGGGGTAGGAAGGATGCCCAGGGAGGACATGATCGTGGAGCAAATCCGGTTCGACGACATCGAGCGCCTGAAGTCGAAGATCAGCGACACGTTCAGCGACTGGAGCGAGCCGATCGAGGTCACCCAGGAGATGATCAATCGCTTCGCCGACCTGACGGGCGACCACCAGTGGATCCACGTGGACGTGGAGCGCGCCAAGCGCGAGAGTCCCTTCGGGGGGACGGTCGCGCATGGCTTTCTCACGCTCAGCCTCCTGCCGGCCATGCACGCCCGGCCGACGTGGCAGATCGCCGGCTTCGGGAACGCGACCAACTACGGCGCGAACAAGCTGCGCTTCGTGTCACCCGTACCGGCGGGCGCCAGGATCCATGCGCGCTCGCGCCTGATCGGCGTCGAGGCGAAGCCGCTCGGCACGCAGCTCACGCAGGAGCTTCACGTCCACGTCGTCGGCAAGGACAAGCCGGCCGTCATCTACGAGATGCTGGTGCTCTACCATCCGCCGATGACGCGCGCCTGA
- a CDS encoding DUF1232 domain-containing protein, with product MLTPVMSTGAESTRAARPRALDFLIHLPNLVRLYWRLLRDPRVSIWPKALLAGALAYVALPFDLIPDTLPLLGEIDDVVILVAAAHWFIQWCPAEVVREHVAAIGGRAPV from the coding sequence ATGCTGACGCCAGTCATGTCGACGGGCGCCGAGAGCACGCGCGCCGCGAGGCCTCGGGCACTCGACTTCCTGATCCACCTGCCGAACCTGGTGCGGCTCTACTGGCGCCTGCTGCGCGACCCACGCGTCTCGATCTGGCCGAAGGCGCTCCTCGCCGGCGCGCTCGCCTACGTCGCGCTCCCCTTCGACCTCATTCCCGACACGCTGCCCCTCCTCGGCGAGATCGACGACGTCGTGATCCTGGTCGCCGCCGCCCACTGGTTCATCCAGTGGTGTCCGGCCGAGGTGGTCCGCGAGCACGTCGCGGCCATCGGCGGCCGCGCGCCCGTCTGA